GTAGGCGAGCTCGATTTATCGGTAGCCGACCGGTTCCGGATCCAGTTGGAACGGCATCTGGCCGCCGGGGGGGTCAAGAACCTGGTTCTGGACCTTTCCCGGGTTTCTTTCATCGACAGCTCCGGTCTGGGCGTGATCCTCGGGCGTTATCGTCGCCTCAGGGCCCTGGGAGGAGAAGTGGCCATTGTAAACCCTTCGCCTTCGGTAAACCGGCTGTTAATCCTGGCCGGGCTGCACCGGTTGGTGCGTTTCTACGGTAGCGAGGAGGAGGCGCTGGGGAGCCTCGAAAGGGGGAGCGGGGATGAGTGAGATTGTCAACAGCATGCGGCTTGAGTTTTTGAGCCGCAAGGAGAACCTGGGCCTGGCCAGGGTGGCGGTGGCCTCTTTCGCCTCGCAACTGGACTTCACCCTCAACGACCTGGAAGAGATAAAGGTGGCCGTATCCGAGGCCGTGACCAACGCCATCGTACACGGATACGAGAACCAGGCGGCGGGTCTGGTCCGCATTGCCTGTAACCTTTATCCCGACGCGCTGGAGATCATCGTAAACGACGAGGGCAAAGGCATGGCCGAGGTGGCCGCCGCCCTGGAGCCCGGCCGGGCTGCGGAAGGCGACCACGTGGGCCTGGGCTTCATCTTCATGCGTTCCTTTATGAACGAGGTGCAGGTGGATTCCGCGCCCGGCCGGGGGACTACGGTGAGACTGGTGAGGCGTCTCGGCCAACCCCTCCAGGCCTGCGCCCGCCAGAACTAGGAACGGCCATGTCAGGTTCTCTCTCCGACATGAATCTCCCTCGGTTCCCCATGCTGACCGAGGAACAGACCCGCGAGCTCCTGGCCAGGGCCCGGGAAGGGAATCAGGAGGCCCGCCAGACCCTGATAAACTGTCACCTGAAGCTGGTCTTCAACCTGGTGCGGCGTTTTGAGCACCGGGGATACGACCTGGAGGACCTGTTTCAGGTGGGCACCATCGGGCTCATTAAGGCCATAGACAAGTTTGACCTCGCCTACGAGGTCCGCTTTTCCACCTACGCCGTTCCCATGATTGTGGGCGAGATAAGGCGCTTTCTGCGGGACGACCACCCGGTAAGGGTAAGCCGCGCCCTGCGGGAGGTTGCCTGGAGAGTACATGCCATGCAGGAGAAGCTCAGCAAGGAACTGGGTCGCGAACCCTCGGTGGCCGAACTGGCCGAGGCGCTCTCGGTACCCAGGG
Above is a window of Clostridia bacterium DNA encoding:
- a CDS encoding anti-sigma factor antagonist (This anti-anti-sigma factor, or anti-sigma factor antagonist, belongs to a family that includes characterized members SpoIIAA, RsbV, RsfA, and RsfB.) — its product is MRLDCYVYGRNLVARPVGELDLSVADRFRIQLERHLAAGGVKNLVLDLSRVSFIDSSGLGVILGRYRRLRALGGEVAIVNPSPSVNRLLILAGLHRLVRFYGSEEEALGSLERGSGDE
- the spoIIAB gene encoding anti-sigma F factor, translated to MSEIVNSMRLEFLSRKENLGLARVAVASFASQLDFTLNDLEEIKVAVSEAVTNAIVHGYENQAAGLVRIACNLYPDALEIIVNDEGKGMAEVAAALEPGRAAEGDHVGLGFIFMRSFMNEVQVDSAPGRGTTVRLVRRLGQPLQACARQN
- a CDS encoding SigF/SigG family RNA polymerase sporulation sigma factor produces the protein MSGSLSDMNLPRFPMLTEEQTRELLARAREGNQEARQTLINCHLKLVFNLVRRFEHRGYDLEDLFQVGTIGLIKAIDKFDLAYEVRFSTYAVPMIVGEIRRFLRDDHPVRVSRALREVAWRVHAMQEKLSKELGREPSVAELAEALSVPREEIVAAMEALQTPESIHEKVYEDDGDPLLRLDQLGDIPQSATWFDRIALKDIIRRLPPKQRQVIVLRFFADYTQSQVAQIMGLSQVQISRLERQALANLRKFLEAREAD